A stretch of Kryptolebias marmoratus isolate JLee-2015 linkage group LG24, ASM164957v2, whole genome shotgun sequence DNA encodes these proteins:
- the si:ch73-40i7.5 gene encoding amyloid-beta A4 precursor protein-binding family A member 3, with the protein MNSDCFAVDRSASARALCDSDPAEGASEGGASMTADAEELDSFSLIEPPPLDWRSDSSSEAGTSDVLDDLCVAPSAESLGSARLGESVAPPLVVRDTLIQFDTNQQVLLENVAEPEVELKGGDGAVKEPQEAEVFKDGEQKVGKEEVGVSKTSPGDEDHSRIHTLLSQLQLMEKEPHPCQQTPSSDHYPGLLEQEARGPSPSRTGTTGLLFSESHHRDLLGLLQCTEISSTPGPSCRPHRGEVDAVVSVSYSQEDAQRFWGHNGQRQRDDSIASLPDDEYPEPVWMKLGEEPPEDDSAAESEQGSDDQPSYKNVPGPCDPEDLLDGVIFGAKYLGSTQIKSDRNPSTNARMTQAQEAVDRIKAPEGESQPMTEVDLFISTQRIKVLSADTQEAMMDHALQTISYIADIGDIVVLMARRKHRGPDGDPACGASSSSSSVSQKKCKMICHVFSSEDAQVIAQAIGQAFGVAYQQFLQANGIKAKDLKPGEYSDYLESQELYNGDLAHFSDSQNLRDIAITKPPGEILGLAVVESGWGSILPTVVVANLLHGGPAERCGELSIGDRIMSVNGTSLVGLPITTCQNIIRDLKSQTYVKLSIVHCPPVTMAIIRRPDPKFQLGFSVEDGIICSLMRGGIAERGGIRVGHRIIEINGQSVVATQHDKIIQILTNAVGEIHLKTMPASTYRLLTGQEQPVFL; encoded by the exons ATGAACTCGGACTGCTTCGCTGTTGATCGGTCAGCTTCTGCACGTGCACTCTGCGACTCGGACCCTGCTGAAGGAGCTTCAGAGGGTGGAGCAAGTATGACTGCAGACGCAGAAGAGCTTGATTCCTTCAGTCTAATCGAGCCCCCTCCTCTGGACTGGAGGTCCGACTCCTCCAGTGAAGCAGGGACTTCGGATGTTCTGGATGATCTTTGCGTGGCTCCATCTGCCGAGAGCCTGGGCTCGGCCCGCCTGGGAGAATCAGTAGCGCCACCTCTGGTTGTGAGAGACACGTTGATTCAGTTTGACACAAACCAGCAGGTGCTTCTGGAGAACGTAGCAGAGCCAGAAGTCGAACTTAAAGGGGGCGATGGAGCAGTCAAAGAACCCCAGGAGGCAGAGGTATTTAAAGATGGTGAGCAGAAGGTCGGTAAAGAAGAAGTTGGGGTTTCAAAAACGAGTCCAGGCGACGAAGATCACAGCCGTATTCACACCTTACTCTCCCAGCTTCAACTCATGGAGAAAGAGCCCCATCCCTGTCAGCAGACACCCTCTTCTGATCACTACCCCGGCCTGTTGGAGCAGGAAGCTCGGGGTCCCTCTCCGAGCAGAACTGGAACCACAGGCCTGCTGTTCTCCGAAAGCCACCACAGAGACCTGCTAGGACTGCTGCAGTGCACAGAGATCTCCTCCACCCCCGGTCCCTCCTGTCGGCCCCACAGAGGCGAGGTGGACGCCGTCGTGTCGGTTTCCTACAGTCAGGAGGACGCTCAGAGGTTTTGGGGACACAATGGTCAGCGGCAGAGAGACGACTCCATCGCCTCCCTGCCTGATGACGAGTATCCGGAGCCCGTTTGGATGAAGCTGGGAGAGGAGCCACCAGAGGATGACTCCGCTGCAGAAAGCGAGCAG GGGTCTGACGACCAGCCGTCATATAAAAATG TGCCTGGACCTTGTGACCCTGAAGACCTGTTGGACGGCGTTATATTTGGTGCCAAGTATCTCGGCTCCACTCAGATCAAATCGGACAGGAACCCTTCGACAAATGCTCGCATGACGCAGGCTCAGGAGGCCGTTGACAGAATTAAG gcTCCGGAGGGAGAGTCTCAGCCAATGACTGAAGTGGATCTGTTCATCTCCACTCAACGAATCAAAGTGCTCTCTGCTGACACACAG GAAGCCATGATGGATCACGCTCTGCAGACGATCTCTTACATCGCAGACATTGGCGACATTGTGGTCCTGATGGCTCGAAGGAAACACAGAGGGCCGGACGGCGACCCGGCCTGCGGAGCTTCCTCTTCGTCATCCTCGGTGTCCCAGAAGAAGTGCAAAATGATCTGCCACGTCTTCTCCTCTGAGGAC gCTCAGGTCATAGCCCAGGCCATCGGGCAGGCGTTTGGAGTTGCCTATCAGCAGTTCCTCCAGGCCAACGGCATCAAGGCTAAAGACCTGAAGCCTGGCGAGTACAGCGACTACCTGGAAAGTCAGGAGCTCTACAATGGAGACCTGGCCCACTTCTCAGACTCCCAGAATCTCCGAGAT ATCGCTATCACCAAGCCTCCCGGAGAGATCCTGGGCCTGGCGGTGGTGGAGTCCGGGTGGGGCTCCATCCTCCCCACCGTTGTGGTGGCCAACCTCCTTCACGGCGGTCCGGCGGAGCGCTGCGGTGAGCTTAGCATTGGTGACCGCATCATGTCTGTCAATGGCACCAGCCTGGTGGGTCTGCCCATCACCACCTGCCAGAACATCATACGG GACCTGAAAAGCCAAACGTATGTGAAGCTCAGCATCGTCCACTGTCCTCCAGTTACCATGGCGATCATAAGAAGACCCGATCCCAAGTTTCAGCTGGGCTTCAGCGTCGAGGACGGCATT ATTTGCAGTCTGATGAGAGGTGGCATCGCAGAAAGAGGAGGGATCCGTGTCGGGCATCGTATCATTGAGATCAACGGGCAGAGTGTTGTTGCGACGCAGCATGATAAGATcatccagatcctcacaaacgCTGTCGGAGAG ATACACTTGAAGACGATGCCAGCCTCAACATATCGCCTCCTGACAGGACAAGAGCAGCCAGTGTTTCTTTGA